A region from the Carassius carassius chromosome 33, fCarCar2.1, whole genome shotgun sequence genome encodes:
- the tmed9 gene encoding transmembrane emp24 domain-containing protein 9, with the protein MGYVALESLRMRSARFTCSVKMVAIRMQFTLYLVLLLNIYNSFVSALYFHIGETEKKCFIEEIPDETMIIGNYRTQLYDKQKEEYLPATQGLGMFVEVKDPDEKVILSRQYGSEGRFIFTSHTPGEHQICLHSNSSKFALFAGGMLRVHLDIQVGEHANNYAEIAAKDKLSELQLRVRQLMEQVDQIQKEQNYQRYREERFRQTSESTNQRVLWWSIVQTLILVAIGFWQMRHLKSFFEAKKLV; encoded by the exons ATGGGTTACGTGGCACTGGAGTCgctgcgcatgcgcagtgcgCGTTTCACCTGCAGTGTCAAGATGGTGGCAATCAGAATGCAGTTTACACTTTATTTGGTGTTGTTGTTAAACATTTACAACAGTTTCGTGTCTGCGTTGTATTTTCATATCGGCGAGACTGAAAAGAAATGCTTCATAGAAGAAATACCGGACGAAACCATGATCATAG GTAACTACCGAACGCAGCTCTATGACAAGCAGAAAGAAGAGTATTTGCCTGCTACTCAAGGACTGGGGATGTTTGTGGAAGTGAAAGATCCTGATGAGAAG gtgatcCTGTCCCGCCAGTATGGATCTGAGGGCAGGTTTATCTTCAcctcacacacacctggagagcaTCAGATCTGCTTGCACTCAAATTCCTCCAAATTTGCTCTGTTTGCTGGAGGCATGCTT CGTGTTCACTTGGACATCCAAGTTGGCGAGCATGCAAACAACTACGCAGAAATCGCTGCCAAAGACAAGCTGTCGGAGCTGCAGCTGAGAGTGCGACAGCTGATGGAGCAGGTGGATCAGATCCAGAAAGAGCAGAACTATCAGAGG tATCGTGAGGAGCGCTTCAGACAGACCAGCGAGAGCACCAATCAGAGAGTGCTGTGGTGGTCTATCGTCCAGACGCTGATCCTGGTGGCCATCGGGTTTTGGCAAATGAGACACCTGAAGAGCTTCTTTGAGGCCAAGAAATTAGTATAG